In Halanaeroarchaeum sp. HSR-CO, one DNA window encodes the following:
- a CDS encoding geranylgeranyl reductase family protein, with the protein MSTQEYDVVVVGAGTAGNYAAATIADAGYDVVILERKNATEAGHIACGDAIKSADAFPSAIPKSKIEPAMTNTDVDHGRFEIPQEDVVLEIPVPGELAVVDRWEYGRRIIQAAEEAGVEFHYDTVVKDVVQEDGRVVGVEGVHEGEFVRYEGDIVIDAAGTLSILQDATDFSDTTFDTNVRYSQFTSAYREVVEVPEPVEWSDALVFKPTDRAAGYVWYFPRTETTINAGLGFQMTESPMHLVDDLKRDLRNRPEFAGAEVRDKLGAALPTRRPYDSAVAPGFMAVGDAAGHVNPTTGGGIAGAAYAGEYAGERAISAIETGDVSEATLWAYNERVMDHFGARYAGLDVYNIFTTALDVDTMMGLLASLPTDKLSEALYSGTAEFDIALKLKTVFGALGYWDTVLQLYRTKRHADTLIDHYGDYPDSPAGLSAWQDRRDTIMDDVYAVTGADPKY; encoded by the coding sequence ATGTCCACACAGGAGTACGACGTGGTCGTCGTGGGGGCGGGGACCGCAGGCAACTACGCGGCCGCGACCATCGCCGACGCTGGCTACGACGTCGTCATCCTCGAACGGAAGAACGCGACGGAGGCCGGACACATCGCCTGTGGCGATGCCATCAAGAGCGCCGACGCGTTCCCCTCGGCCATCCCCAAGTCGAAGATCGAACCGGCGATGACGAACACCGACGTCGATCACGGGCGATTCGAGATTCCTCAGGAGGACGTCGTCCTGGAGATTCCCGTCCCGGGTGAACTCGCCGTGGTCGATCGATGGGAGTACGGCCGAAGGATCATTCAGGCCGCCGAGGAGGCAGGCGTCGAGTTCCACTACGACACCGTCGTCAAGGACGTCGTCCAGGAGGACGGCCGCGTCGTCGGTGTCGAGGGGGTTCACGAAGGCGAGTTCGTGCGCTACGAGGGTGATATCGTCATCGACGCCGCAGGCACCCTCTCGATTCTCCAGGATGCCACCGATTTCTCCGACACCACCTTCGATACGAACGTCAGGTACAGTCAGTTCACCTCGGCCTATCGGGAGGTCGTCGAGGTACCCGAGCCGGTCGAGTGGTCCGACGCACTCGTGTTCAAGCCGACCGATCGCGCCGCGGGCTACGTCTGGTACTTCCCGCGGACGGAGACGACGATCAACGCCGGCCTCGGCTTCCAGATGACGGAGTCACCGATGCACCTCGTCGACGACCTCAAACGGGACCTTCGCAATCGCCCCGAGTTCGCCGGGGCCGAGGTCCGCGACAAACTCGGGGCCGCCCTGCCGACGAGACGGCCCTACGATTCGGCGGTCGCTCCGGGATTCATGGCCGTCGGCGACGCCGCCGGACACGTCAATCCCACGACCGGTGGAGGTATCGCCGGGGCCGCCTACGCCGGCGAGTACGCGGGGGAACGAGCGATCAGCGCCATCGAGACCGGTGACGTGAGCGAAGCGACGCTCTGGGCGTACAACGAGCGCGTCATGGACCACTTCGGCGCCCGCTACGCCGGCCTCGACGTCTACAACATCTTCACGACCGCCCTCGACGTGGACACGATGATGGGGCTGCTCGCCTCACTGCCGACGGACAAACTCTCCGAAGCGCTCTACTCTGGCACGGCCGAATTCGACATCGCGCTCAAACTCAAAACTGTCTTCGGCGCGCTCGGCTATTGGGACACCGTCCTCCAGCTCTACCGGACCAAACGCCACGCCGACACGCTCATCGATCACTACGGTGACTATCCGGACTCGCCGGCGGGGCTTTCGGCGTGGCAGGACCGTCGCGATACCATCATGGACGACGTCTACGCCGTCACCGGAGCCGACCCGAAGTACTAA
- a CDS encoding universal stress protein: MVEHSYDQILVPTDGSDAALRAAEHAVDLATQYGGTVHALYVMDMGDAAFVATPSDISETRGRLEKKGQEYTDDVKVLAVDAGVDYVTEIRSGIPEDEIREYIDDESIDLLVVGKRGRSDPDKPLFGSLTQRLIGSLDVPVHTV, from the coding sequence ATGGTGGAACATTCCTACGACCAGATCCTGGTTCCGACGGACGGTAGCGATGCCGCCCTCCGGGCGGCCGAACACGCAGTCGATCTCGCGACCCAGTACGGGGGGACCGTCCACGCGCTCTACGTGATGGACATGGGCGATGCGGCGTTCGTCGCAACGCCGTCGGACATCAGCGAGACCCGTGGCCGCCTCGAGAAGAAAGGCCAGGAGTACACCGACGACGTCAAGGTCCTGGCCGTCGATGCCGGTGTAGACTACGTCACCGAGATCCGGTCGGGGATTCCCGAGGACGAGATCCGGGAGTACATCGACGACGAGAGCATCGACTTGCTGGTCGTCGGGAAGCGTGGCCGTTCGGACCCCGACAAGCCACTGTTCGGTAGTTTGACCCAGCGGCTCATCGGGAGTCTCGACGTCCCGGTCCACACCGTCTGA
- a CDS encoding 2Fe-2S iron-sulfur cluster-binding protein, with product MTEHTVEFVGTGETIEVSETETILTAAIREGVAQEYSCRVGMCLACSAEIVDGDVTQPAARGLTDEEAEDYALTCMARPESDLELERGKYPPSIETDATAGNTAAADD from the coding sequence ATGACAGAGCACACGGTCGAGTTCGTGGGGACCGGCGAGACGATCGAGGTCTCCGAGACCGAGACGATACTCACCGCTGCGATCCGGGAGGGCGTCGCTCAGGAGTACTCCTGTCGGGTTGGCATGTGTCTGGCCTGCAGTGCGGAGATAGTCGACGGCGACGTCACACAGCCAGCCGCTCGAGGGCTCACCGACGAAGAAGCCGAGGACTACGCGTTGACCTGTATGGCCCGTCCAGAGAGCGATCTCGAGCTCGAACGGGGAAAGTATCCCCCGAGTATCGAAACGGACGCGACCGCCGGGAACACGGCGGCAGCGGACGATTGA
- the phoU gene encoding phosphate signaling complex protein PhoU, with translation MARKSYQDQLDELHNDVLYMSEVVIDRLRMALNAMEQKDREQARTVIEGDDEINELYLELEGDCVNLLALQQPVASDLRFIAATFKIITDLERIGDLAVNLADYTLDAERDMFPEVDIQSIGTVVLEMVEDAMIAYDEEDPEQCFDLAERDDDLDEQCRVASESVVRDLIEHEIAGDTSEEEIERLMADVSRLLLTVRDLERVGDHAVNIAARTLYMVENDDALIY, from the coding sequence ATGGCACGGAAGAGCTATCAGGACCAGCTGGACGAACTGCACAACGACGTCCTCTACATGAGCGAGGTCGTCATCGACCGCCTCAGGATGGCCCTCAACGCCATGGAGCAAAAGGACCGCGAACAGGCGAGGACGGTCATCGAAGGGGACGACGAGATCAACGAACTCTATCTCGAACTGGAGGGCGACTGCGTCAACCTGCTGGCACTCCAGCAGCCGGTCGCCAGCGACCTTCGTTTCATCGCCGCGACGTTCAAGATCATCACCGACCTCGAACGCATCGGCGACCTCGCCGTGAACCTGGCCGACTACACCCTCGACGCGGAACGGGACATGTTCCCTGAGGTCGACATCCAGTCCATCGGCACCGTGGTCCTCGAGATGGTCGAGGACGCGATGATCGCCTACGACGAAGAGGACCCCGAACAGTGCTTCGATCTCGCCGAGCGGGACGACGACCTCGACGAGCAGTGCCGGGTGGCCTCCGAGTCGGTCGTCCGGGACCTCATCGAACACGAGATAGCAGGTGACACCAGCGAGGAGGAGATCGAACGGTTGATGGCCGACGTCTCACGGCTTCTGCTCACGGTCCGCGACCTGGAACGCGTCGGGGATCACGCGGTGAACATCGCCGCCCGGACGCTCTACATGGTCGAGAACGACGACGCGCTCATCTACTGA
- the pstB gene encoding phosphate ABC transporter ATP-binding protein PstB, giving the protein MSEQDGSPDPTSNTSVQSPTVSSEAGRTERPDRTVIESRNLDVYYGDEQALQSVDLEIPEQKVTAIIGPSGCGKSTFLRSINRMNDLIDAARVEGELFLHGKNVYEDDVDPVALRRQVGMVFQKPNPFPKSIYENVAYGLEIQGKEGDYDDIVETALRRAALWEEVEDQLDQSGLDLSGGQQQRLCIARAIAVDPEVILMDEPASALDPVATSQIEDLIEELAEDYTVVIVTHNMQQAARISDKTAVFLTGGELVEFDDTDKIFENPESQRVEDYITGKFG; this is encoded by the coding sequence ATGAGCGAACAGGACGGGTCCCCGGACCCCACGTCGAATACCTCGGTACAGTCCCCGACGGTCTCGAGCGAAGCTGGACGCACCGAACGACCGGATCGGACGGTCATCGAGTCCAGGAATCTCGACGTCTACTACGGGGATGAACAGGCCCTGCAGAGCGTCGATCTCGAGATCCCCGAACAGAAGGTCACAGCTATCATCGGCCCGTCGGGGTGTGGGAAGTCGACGTTCCTTCGGAGCATCAACCGGATGAACGACCTGATCGACGCCGCACGGGTCGAGGGCGAGTTGTTCCTCCACGGAAAGAACGTCTACGAGGACGACGTCGACCCGGTCGCGCTGCGACGACAGGTCGGGATGGTCTTCCAGAAGCCGAACCCGTTCCCGAAAAGCATCTACGAGAACGTCGCGTACGGACTCGAGATCCAGGGCAAAGAGGGCGATTACGACGACATCGTCGAGACTGCCCTCCGACGGGCGGCCCTCTGGGAGGAAGTCGAGGACCAACTCGACCAAAGTGGTCTCGACCTCTCCGGCGGTCAACAACAGCGGCTGTGCATTGCTCGCGCCATCGCGGTCGATCCCGAGGTCATCCTGATGGACGAACCGGCCTCGGCACTCGATCCGGTCGCCACGAGTCAGATCGAAGACCTCATCGAGGAACTCGCCGAGGATTACACGGTCGTCATCGTCACGCACAACATGCAACAGGCCGCACGCATCAGTGACAAGACGGCGGTCTTCCTCACGGGCGGGGAACTCGTCGAGTTCGACGACACCGACAAGATTTTCGAGAACCCCGAGAGCCAACGCGTCGAAGATTACATCACCGGGAAATTCGGATAA